One window of Novipirellula aureliae genomic DNA carries:
- the cyoE gene encoding heme o synthase, whose protein sequence is MSTDTLIADPLHQKARHRAGASSFAAAEAISTAPIASTRKTVSLKRRLADYVQLTKPRIVTMILVTTVASASIAAGGMIPSIELAWLLLGTGMVAASAGAANQVWEREIDCGMARTAVRPLPDQRMHVANAILYTAMLGIAGTAILQWKFGIVPAATGLATWLLYVVVYTPMKTRTSFNTTVGAVAGALPVMMGYTAAGGSLTEWTGWLLFGILAAWQYPHFMAIAWLYRRQYAEAGFCMSTTVEPTGKSAGLQSIAGSIVIIACSIVLCAMPLGLTAGIIASAATVLASYPMLKASIRFAKMPEDALARKLLRSSLLVLPAVLLIVTIRCLV, encoded by the coding sequence ATGTCGACTGATACATTGATTGCTGATCCGCTACATCAGAAAGCAAGGCACAGGGCGGGGGCAAGCAGCTTCGCCGCAGCCGAAGCGATTTCCACCGCACCGATTGCATCGACTCGCAAAACGGTCTCGCTCAAGAGGAGGTTGGCGGATTACGTCCAGCTCACCAAACCGCGGATTGTGACAATGATTTTGGTCACCACGGTGGCATCCGCGTCGATCGCTGCGGGCGGCATGATCCCGTCCATCGAACTGGCTTGGCTGCTACTTGGAACGGGAATGGTCGCCGCCAGTGCAGGGGCCGCGAACCAGGTTTGGGAGCGAGAGATCGATTGTGGGATGGCTCGCACCGCCGTCCGCCCGCTTCCGGACCAACGAATGCATGTGGCAAATGCAATACTCTACACCGCCATGCTCGGTATCGCAGGCACAGCGATCTTGCAGTGGAAGTTTGGGATTGTCCCTGCAGCGACAGGTTTGGCGACTTGGTTATTGTATGTCGTTGTTTACACACCGATGAAAACGCGAACCTCGTTCAATACGACCGTCGGCGCCGTCGCTGGCGCACTTCCGGTCATGATGGGTTACACCGCAGCGGGTGGCAGTTTGACCGAATGGACCGGTTGGCTTCTGTTCGGTATTTTGGCCGCTTGGCAGTACCCACATTTCATGGCGATTGCATGGCTGTACCGGCGCCAATATGCAGAGGCGGGGTTCTGCATGTCGACGACCGTCGAGCCGACGGGAAAGTCAGCGGGGCTGCAAAGCATCGCCGGTTCGATTGTGATCATCGCTTGCTCTATCGTCCTTTGTGCAATGCCGCTCGGTTTGACAGCTGGGATCATTGCCTCAGCGGCCACGGTTCTGGCCAGTTATCCGATGCTCAAAGCGTCGATCCGTTTCGCCAAAATGCCGGAGGATGCATTGGCACGTAAACTTCTCCGCAGTTCGTTGTTGGTTTTGCCAGCCGTTCTGCTCATCGTCACGATACGGTGTCTAGTTTGA
- a CDS encoding ABC transporter ATP-binding protein has product MSTSAGNDSAADTGPVCVAKEISHSYGTHAALRGVSLCTRSGQVFALLGPNGSGKTTLFRLLSTLMPIQHGSIRVGGYDSHTNPLAVRRQIGIVFQSPSLDNKLTVDENIACQGALYGITGKQLNERRDELLEQLNLTSRRRDYCESLSGGLKRRVELVKGMLHRPRLLLLDEPSTGLDPAARLDLWASIRQMCDQGTSVLLTTHLLEEADKADRVAIMHQGEKIVEGTPAELRAELGDGVITIEADSVDEAEQILRQKLGLDPQRFSHQLRLQSDEPSSLVPQISEHLGGQLQSITIGRPSLEDVFIVKTGHKFR; this is encoded by the coding sequence TTGTCAACGAGCGCTGGCAACGACTCGGCGGCCGATACAGGGCCGGTATGTGTCGCAAAGGAGATCAGTCACTCTTATGGCACTCATGCAGCGCTGCGGGGAGTCAGTCTTTGCACACGATCCGGTCAAGTCTTTGCGCTGCTCGGGCCGAATGGAAGTGGCAAAACGACTTTGTTTCGCTTGCTCTCAACGCTCATGCCAATTCAACACGGCTCGATCCGTGTCGGCGGTTACGACAGCCACACCAATCCATTGGCCGTCCGACGACAAATTGGCATCGTGTTTCAATCGCCTTCATTGGACAACAAGTTAACGGTTGATGAGAACATCGCTTGCCAGGGTGCGCTTTACGGGATTACCGGCAAGCAGCTCAACGAGCGACGTGATGAGTTACTTGAACAATTGAATCTAACGAGTCGCAGGCGAGATTACTGCGAAAGTTTGTCGGGGGGGCTCAAGCGACGGGTTGAACTTGTCAAAGGGATGCTGCATCGTCCGCGATTGTTGTTGCTTGATGAGCCGAGCACGGGCTTGGACCCTGCTGCACGGCTCGACCTTTGGGCCTCGATTCGTCAAATGTGTGATCAGGGCACTTCGGTATTGTTGACGACGCATTTGCTCGAAGAAGCCGACAAGGCCGATCGGGTTGCGATCATGCACCAGGGCGAAAAAATTGTCGAAGGGACGCCAGCGGAGTTGAGAGCAGAGCTTGGGGATGGCGTGATTACAATCGAGGCTGACTCGGTCGATGAAGCCGAGCAAATTTTGAGACAGAAACTCGGCCTTGATCCACAGCGGTTTTCTCATCAACTTCGTTTGCAAAGTGATGAGCCGTCAAGTCTTGTTCCGCAGATCTCGGAACATCTCGGTGGCCAATTGCAATCGATCACGATCGGGCGTCCGAGCTTAGAAGACGTATTTATTGTAAAGACAGGACACAAATTTCGATGA
- a CDS encoding TrkH family potassium uptake protein — protein MLIGASMGFCLPFAFPALANRTYLPAASAFESQAAYGLLLSMTISIVSGAILWLSGRRHRGGPLYQKEAMAIVGLSWVMATILGALPYYLSGTQIAANEPITFIEAMFESQSGFSTTGATVLTDLETPGLVPHCILFWRSWTHFLGGLGIVVLFVAILGQGSAGKAMMRAEMPGPTKEGSMARMQHTALVFAAIYIGLNLILTVIYALEGMSLFDSMCHAFGTMATGGFSTYNRSLGRFESVTIEYTTVLFMILAGTNFTILYLTLLRGPQALFRDIEFRTYIGFIAVASVGIVFFGMRAGDVGFGNIFDSSRNALFQVVSIMTTTGYGTADFDKWNNFGRGALLLLMFVGGCAGSTGGGLKVIRHVLFYKILRHEIEKAHRPRVVRLLRVGGSTVDDPNIAHGIVVYFSIILAIFVFSWLTLITFEPSSTWGVVTEQTIAQYEEKQPEEAVERIEKSKQEISELMNEGTIDEKLLDCASAVAATLNNIGPGLGVVGATQNYARFSQGAKLLFVWLMMLGRVEVFSVLVLVFPSFWRRI, from the coding sequence ATGCTGATTGGCGCTTCGATGGGTTTCTGCTTGCCGTTTGCATTCCCTGCCCTTGCCAACCGAACTTACCTACCAGCCGCATCGGCGTTCGAGTCACAAGCCGCCTATGGGTTGTTACTGAGCATGACGATTAGCATTGTCAGTGGCGCGATATTGTGGTTGAGCGGCCGTCGGCATCGTGGCGGACCGCTCTATCAAAAAGAAGCGATGGCGATCGTTGGACTTTCCTGGGTCATGGCGACCATCCTCGGCGCCCTACCCTACTACCTCAGCGGTACCCAAATCGCAGCCAATGAGCCAATCACGTTCATCGAAGCGATGTTTGAGTCCCAGTCTGGTTTTAGCACTACCGGTGCAACGGTACTGACCGATCTGGAAACCCCCGGGTTGGTTCCTCACTGTATCTTGTTTTGGCGATCTTGGACCCACTTTCTTGGCGGCTTGGGAATCGTCGTCTTGTTCGTTGCCATCTTGGGTCAAGGTTCGGCAGGCAAAGCGATGATGCGAGCCGAGATGCCAGGACCCACGAAAGAGGGCAGCATGGCACGAATGCAACACACTGCACTGGTATTCGCTGCGATCTACATTGGGCTCAATCTAATCCTAACGGTTATCTATGCTCTCGAGGGTATGTCTCTATTCGATTCGATGTGCCATGCGTTTGGGACGATGGCAACAGGCGGTTTCAGTACCTACAACCGAAGTCTGGGACGTTTCGAGAGTGTCACGATCGAATACACAACCGTACTATTTATGATCTTGGCTGGCACCAATTTCACGATTCTCTATCTGACGCTGCTGCGCGGGCCTCAAGCATTGTTTCGGGATATCGAGTTCCGAACCTACATCGGATTCATTGCGGTCGCTTCGGTTGGCATCGTCTTTTTTGGGATGCGAGCCGGAGACGTCGGATTCGGCAACATCTTTGATTCCTCTCGCAACGCCCTGTTCCAAGTCGTCTCGATCATGACCACAACAGGCTACGGGACGGCAGACTTTGACAAATGGAATAACTTTGGACGCGGAGCTTTACTTCTACTGATGTTTGTTGGCGGTTGCGCGGGCAGCACGGGGGGTGGATTAAAGGTAATCCGACACGTTCTATTTTACAAAATCCTACGTCACGAAATCGAAAAAGCACATCGCCCACGAGTCGTTCGTTTGCTACGAGTTGGCGGATCCACTGTCGACGATCCAAACATTGCTCATGGCATCGTGGTTTACTTTTCAATCATCCTAGCAATCTTTGTCTTTTCTTGGCTCACGCTGATCACGTTCGAGCCAAGCAGCACGTGGGGTGTGGTAACCGAACAAACCATCGCCCAGTATGAAGAAAAACAGCCCGAGGAGGCGGTCGAGCGCATCGAGAAATCGAAACAAGAAATTTCTGAACTGATGAACGAGGGTACGATCGACGAGAAATTGCTCGATTGTGCCAGCGCCGTCGCAGCAACGCTAAACAACATCGGACCAGGTCTCGGTGTGGTCGGCGCGACGCAGAACTACGCTCGCTTTAGTCAAGGAGCCAAACTGCTATTCGTTTGGCTGATGATGCTTGGCCGTGTGGAGGTTTTTAGCGTTCTGGTACTGGTTTTCCCCAGCTTCTGGCGGCGGATTTGA
- a CDS encoding ABC transporter permease, translating to MLARREWTRFFRQRNRVTAAILQPLLFWLLFGTGLRGSFTGAGDQSFIEFFLPGTIGLIVLFTAIFATISVIEDRREGFMQSVLVAPVGRWPVLAGKVLGGAAIAWVQALFFLLLVYLFGAATITWSVIPLMLLLAIVAMGLCSLGMIVAWPMDSTQGFHAIMMLGLMPMWLLSGSFFPIPPWNDASVGQMILGGVMRANPLSYAMTEMRRLIYPNVDFAAAGFSPSSATCWSVTVISVVIVSLLAWYFVRGSRKVDVVV from the coding sequence ATGCTGGCCCGCCGCGAATGGACCCGTTTTTTTCGTCAACGAAACCGGGTGACCGCTGCGATTCTGCAACCTCTGTTGTTTTGGCTACTGTTTGGGACAGGGCTTCGCGGTTCGTTCACTGGAGCGGGGGACCAGAGTTTTATCGAGTTCTTTTTGCCCGGCACGATTGGGTTGATCGTCTTGTTCACAGCCATTTTTGCCACCATCTCCGTGATCGAGGATCGTCGGGAAGGGTTCATGCAATCCGTCTTGGTCGCCCCCGTCGGACGCTGGCCCGTTTTGGCCGGTAAGGTCCTCGGCGGTGCCGCGATCGCGTGGGTTCAAGCCTTGTTCTTTTTACTGCTGGTCTATCTGTTCGGTGCGGCGACGATCACATGGTCGGTGATTCCTCTGATGCTCTTGCTTGCAATCGTCGCGATGGGACTTTGCTCGCTCGGTATGATCGTCGCATGGCCGATGGATTCCACCCAAGGGTTTCATGCGATCATGATGCTCGGCTTGATGCCGATGTGGTTGTTGAGTGGATCTTTTTTTCCGATTCCGCCGTGGAATGACGCTAGCGTCGGCCAGATGATTTTGGGTGGGGTGATGCGGGCGAATCCACTGAGCTATGCGATGACCGAAATGCGGCGGTTGATTTACCCGAATGTCGATTTCGCGGCCGCTGGTTTCTCGCCCTCGAGTGCAACGTGTTGGAGCGTTACGGTGATCTCCGTCGTTATCGTTAGCCTGTTGGCGTGGTACTTTGTCCGGGGCAGTCGCAAAGTCGATGTGGTTGTATAG
- a CDS encoding DUF420 domain-containing protein, translating into MNWQFLSDNLPHATATLNAIATVLLAFGLIKIRQGKARVHKKLMLSALGVSALFLILYLLHKVALYQVTGEPNKRFPTDPAIASDTARYTYFSILGTHLVLAMLVPFLALRAVYLAMRGRIVAHKKLVRYAYPIWMYVSVTGVLVYLMLYQIYAV; encoded by the coding sequence GTGAATTGGCAATTTCTCTCCGATAATCTGCCTCACGCTACCGCAACGCTCAATGCAATCGCGACGGTGCTGTTGGCATTTGGACTCATCAAAATCCGTCAAGGCAAAGCACGCGTCCACAAAAAGTTGATGTTATCGGCTTTGGGTGTCAGTGCTCTTTTTTTGATTCTGTATTTGCTCCACAAGGTAGCGCTGTATCAAGTGACGGGTGAGCCGAACAAACGGTTTCCAACCGATCCCGCGATCGCGTCGGACACGGCGCGCTATACCTACTTTTCGATCCTTGGTACCCATTTGGTCCTGGCGATGTTGGTTCCGTTCTTGGCGCTCAGAGCGGTCTATTTGGCAATGAGAGGACGGATCGTGGCTCATAAAAAATTGGTTCGCTATGCTTACCCGATTTGGATGTATGTCTCTGTGACGGGCGTCCTTGTTTATCTGATGCTTTACCAGATTTATGCGGTGTAG
- a CDS encoding DUF3127 domain-containing protein, with protein sequence MSDAKVSGVVHLVEETKEYGNNGFRKRLVVLEQEKGSFTNYVPVEFLKDGCELADDLNVGDEIEVVYRLNGRRWQKDDQSEVKFFLNAEALSFRVVNSGGGTMTERVSESPNDAFDQASEEDAPF encoded by the coding sequence ATGAGTGATGCAAAAGTCAGTGGCGTTGTCCATTTGGTCGAAGAGACGAAAGAGTACGGGAATAATGGGTTTCGCAAGCGTTTGGTTGTGCTCGAGCAGGAAAAGGGTAGTTTTACCAACTACGTGCCCGTCGAATTCTTGAAGGATGGTTGTGAGCTGGCGGACGATTTGAACGTGGGTGATGAGATTGAGGTCGTGTATCGGCTCAATGGTCGTCGTTGGCAGAAAGACGACCAGAGCGAAGTGAAATTCTTTTTGAATGCCGAGGCGCTTTCATTTCGAGTCGTCAATAGCGGCGGCGGAACGATGACCGAGCGGGTTTCGGAGTCGCCGAATGACGCTTTCGACCAAGCGAGTGAAGAAGACGCTCCGTTTTAG
- a CDS encoding SCO family protein: protein MRTTLNITLILMAAVLIGLGIRSFRGDAARSESGERIEVFSNSLSPDEFVEEDSLAENTMPSRPPEDEAWLSRFTLTERSGKEVSSEALLGTPYVVSFFYSTCPSICVRQNQKVKELQDEFEGQDVRFVAISVDPETDTPEQLREYAARFGADPEQWLFMTGEMAYISRVGAEVFRLPVDKQFHSERFVLVDRKGQIEGFYSWPEEKQFDRLKKTIHEMLESTAKPETTAKPETTAKKES, encoded by the coding sequence ATGCGAACGACCCTTAATATCACGCTCATCTTAATGGCCGCCGTTCTAATCGGTCTCGGCATTCGCAGTTTTCGTGGCGACGCCGCTCGATCCGAGTCGGGGGAGAGGATCGAGGTGTTTTCTAACTCGCTATCGCCAGACGAGTTTGTCGAAGAAGACTCCTTGGCTGAAAACACCATGCCAAGTCGTCCGCCTGAAGATGAAGCATGGCTTAGTCGGTTCACTTTGACCGAACGCAGTGGCAAAGAAGTGAGTAGCGAAGCGTTGCTCGGGACACCTTACGTTGTTAGCTTTTTCTACAGTACTTGTCCCAGCATTTGTGTTCGCCAAAATCAAAAGGTCAAAGAGCTGCAAGACGAATTTGAAGGCCAAGATGTTCGTTTTGTTGCCATCTCGGTTGATCCTGAAACCGATACGCCGGAGCAACTCCGCGAATATGCCGCTCGGTTTGGTGCCGACCCCGAACAATGGCTGTTTATGACCGGTGAGATGGCGTACATTAGCCGAGTGGGTGCGGAAGTTTTCCGCTTGCCCGTGGACAAGCAGTTTCATTCTGAACGGTTTGTGCTCGTCGATCGGAAAGGTCAAATCGAAGGTTTTTACTCATGGCCGGAAGAAAAACAATTCGACCGATTGAAAAAAACGATTCACGAGATGCTCGAGTCAACCGCGAAGCCTGAGACCACCGCGAAGCCTGAGACCACTGCCAAAAAGGAATCCTGA
- a CDS encoding c-type cytochrome, protein MFRSLFLIPLLFTVASFLGCDSKIEKFDANRVYSMTLARSRAMPMDAALEDSAKVIDDLFGTPNEPRWPIAFLDPSLAELVDPERLIQSAGPVLSLKDDTHFGLYREHCVLCHGLSGSGKGPASLVQDPYPRDFRHGLYKWKSTERTARPIRGDLERTIRSGIAGTAMPAFPLMVNDEVESLVDYVIYLSIRGEVERELLAAAVDEMGYEEAAPQEELRLRVPKLDLSEGKSLLDEESLSEGEAVTLEILNSVVEKWAEASSRVVDVPPSPVFDNAVELAAAVERGRELFHGQIANCVGCHDQDGLGQTITLDYDDWSKEYSSRIGVTPTDKEAMQPFVDAGAMMPRIIQPRALTDGVFHGGSDGETLYRRIKEGIAGTPMPGVEVVPTPSHQGLTAEQIWDLVRYVQSFDASRGESPLPGVAQ, encoded by the coding sequence ATGTTCCGCTCTCTGTTTTTAATCCCTTTGTTGTTTACGGTTGCTTCCTTTTTGGGTTGTGACTCGAAAATCGAGAAGTTTGATGCGAACCGCGTCTACTCGATGACACTCGCTCGCAGTCGAGCGATGCCGATGGACGCTGCATTGGAAGATTCCGCAAAGGTGATTGACGATCTTTTTGGTACTCCAAACGAGCCTCGTTGGCCGATCGCATTTCTCGATCCCTCCTTGGCCGAGTTAGTCGATCCCGAGCGACTCATCCAGTCTGCTGGCCCCGTGCTGAGTCTTAAAGATGACACCCATTTCGGTTTGTACCGCGAGCATTGTGTGTTGTGCCATGGGCTTTCGGGCAGCGGCAAAGGTCCTGCATCTCTGGTCCAAGATCCGTACCCGCGTGATTTTCGTCATGGGCTTTACAAGTGGAAATCGACCGAACGAACCGCCCGGCCAATACGCGGTGATTTAGAGCGTACGATTCGTAGCGGCATCGCGGGTACAGCGATGCCAGCTTTCCCGCTGATGGTAAACGACGAAGTCGAATCGCTTGTCGATTACGTGATCTATTTGTCGATTCGGGGCGAGGTAGAGCGAGAGTTGTTGGCTGCGGCGGTGGATGAGATGGGTTACGAAGAAGCGGCTCCGCAAGAGGAGCTTCGCTTGCGTGTTCCGAAGCTCGATTTATCCGAGGGCAAGTCGCTGCTTGATGAAGAGAGCCTTAGCGAGGGGGAGGCGGTAACGCTGGAGATTCTCAATAGCGTCGTGGAAAAGTGGGCCGAGGCATCGAGTCGTGTTGTCGATGTTCCGCCCTCGCCGGTGTTCGATAACGCCGTCGAATTGGCTGCAGCGGTCGAGCGGGGTCGGGAACTGTTTCATGGCCAGATCGCCAATTGTGTTGGTTGTCATGATCAGGATGGATTGGGGCAAACGATCACACTTGACTACGACGATTGGTCCAAAGAGTATTCGTCGCGGATTGGTGTCACGCCGACTGACAAAGAAGCAATGCAGCCGTTTGTCGACGCAGGAGCGATGATGCCGAGAATCATTCAACCACGTGCTTTGACGGACGGTGTTTTTCACGGTGGCAGTGATGGGGAGACGTTGTATCGGCGAATCAAAGAGGGGATTGCGGGCACGCCGATGCCGGGCGTCGAAGTCGTTCCCACACCCAGCCACCAAGGTTTAACGGCCGAGCAGATTTGGGATTTGGTCCGCTATGTCCAGTCCTTTGACGCCAGTCGCGGTGAGTCTCCTTTACCCGGTGTGGCCCAATGA
- a CDS encoding amino acid kinase family protein — MPNIQRVRVIKLGGSLLSLKNLQETFHRWCRENPHPLTFVIVGGGGIVDAVREINAANPIPDKFSHWLCIDLMRHTARLAHQILGNVDLYETMHDLQQTFSSSTKDQTTPIIAVVQIGICFKPEFPNMGLPANWDVTSDTLAAAFSQMFAAEELIVMKSADVPIGFELNDLAEIGLVDPHFADLAKETKIRFVNLRTF, encoded by the coding sequence ATGCCAAACATCCAACGTGTACGCGTGATAAAGCTTGGTGGTAGCTTGCTATCGCTAAAGAACCTCCAGGAAACATTTCATCGTTGGTGCCGTGAGAATCCGCACCCACTCACTTTCGTCATCGTGGGCGGAGGAGGTATCGTCGACGCGGTCCGTGAGATCAACGCCGCGAATCCAATCCCCGATAAATTTTCTCATTGGCTTTGCATTGATTTGATGCGGCACACCGCTCGGTTGGCACATCAAATTCTTGGCAACGTCGATCTCTATGAAACAATGCACGACCTACAACAAACGTTCTCATCATCGACGAAAGATCAGACCACGCCCATCATTGCGGTCGTACAGATTGGGATCTGCTTTAAGCCCGAATTCCCCAACATGGGCTTGCCAGCCAATTGGGACGTGACCTCCGACACCTTGGCCGCAGCGTTCTCCCAAATGTTTGCCGCAGAGGAACTGATTGTGATGAAATCGGCCGACGTGCCGATCGGATTCGAACTCAATGACCTAGCCGAGATCGGTTTGGTCGACCCCCATTTCGCTGACCTAGCAAAGGAGACGAAAATCCGATTTGTCAATTTGAGAACCTTCTAG
- a CDS encoding glucuronate isomerase, whose translation MPHSAAETIYQAIESIELIDPHTHINPHAPASRTLADILGYHYYTELAHSAGMPKEPIEEPDLAPRELVRRLVENLQPLENTSQYHWLVAICQKFFSFQSDRLDSSNWEALYDTAEKTMSAADWSQTVLQESKVRAVFLTNDFDDSLEGFDTETYIPCLRTDDLVFKFHQRETQERLERSSGVSLNGSLSSLRDALRQRFEHFSAKGGRACAISLPPNFEPTLVNEGRGTNAFDAMLHQSESAAPAQKQAFSRTLFWMLAELCDEFGLPFDLMIGVNRGVYASGVYQGQDLYDSRVSLIQYRELFNAFADVKFPVSVLASVTNQELVSYAWIFPNVLTNGHWWYSNTPSFIHRDAQARLEAVPANKQIGYYSDAYKLEFVWPKFDMYRRVLSNVLADHFVGMNGWSEERAIELGHRVLRGNVEEIFLKQSASKMTFDSASSKPASSKPASTSDLGSIALAAEAIGTVAVEPIDQLPSEDEIQMLEVPDVELDRGSDQESHPDADAIDAQAEPDPLPLESLSFDNPSDESAASLHHEIQPLRNEKSFELDEDSLQLKPDPMTGELRLPNPAESNDEGENSEDDDFELRDE comes from the coding sequence ATGCCACATTCTGCCGCCGAAACGATTTATCAAGCCATTGAGTCGATCGAGTTAATTGATCCGCATACGCACATCAATCCCCACGCGCCCGCATCACGGACATTGGCGGACATCCTCGGCTATCACTATTATACGGAATTAGCCCACTCGGCAGGCATGCCGAAAGAGCCGATCGAAGAACCAGACCTCGCTCCTCGTGAACTCGTCCGACGTTTGGTCGAAAATTTGCAACCTCTCGAGAACACGTCCCAGTACCACTGGTTGGTCGCAATTTGTCAAAAATTTTTCAGTTTCCAATCCGACCGACTCGACAGTTCCAACTGGGAAGCCCTCTACGACACGGCCGAGAAGACCATGTCTGCTGCCGACTGGTCCCAAACAGTGCTCCAAGAGAGCAAGGTCCGCGCGGTCTTTTTAACCAATGACTTTGACGATTCTCTCGAAGGTTTTGATACCGAAACCTACATTCCCTGCTTGCGGACGGATGACTTGGTGTTCAAATTCCACCAGCGTGAAACGCAGGAACGACTCGAGCGGTCGAGCGGAGTTTCGCTAAACGGTTCGCTCAGCAGTCTTCGAGACGCACTCAGGCAGCGATTCGAACACTTTTCGGCAAAGGGTGGACGAGCTTGTGCAATCTCATTGCCACCCAACTTCGAGCCGACCCTGGTCAACGAGGGTCGTGGGACCAACGCATTCGACGCAATGCTGCATCAAAGCGAGTCGGCAGCACCCGCTCAAAAACAGGCCTTCTCTCGGACGTTGTTTTGGATGCTAGCGGAATTATGCGACGAGTTCGGTCTTCCCTTCGACCTGATGATCGGAGTCAACCGCGGTGTCTATGCAAGCGGCGTCTATCAGGGACAAGATTTATACGATAGCCGTGTCTCACTCATCCAATACCGTGAACTGTTTAATGCCTTTGCAGACGTAAAATTTCCAGTTTCCGTACTGGCGAGTGTCACCAATCAAGAATTGGTCAGCTATGCATGGATTTTTCCCAACGTCCTAACCAACGGACATTGGTGGTACAGCAACACACCATCGTTCATCCATCGCGACGCTCAAGCGCGTTTGGAAGCCGTCCCTGCGAACAAACAGATTGGGTATTACAGCGATGCTTATAAACTCGAATTCGTCTGGCCCAAATTTGATATGTATCGGCGCGTGCTGTCCAACGTTCTAGCGGATCATTTCGTGGGCATGAATGGCTGGAGCGAAGAGCGAGCGATTGAACTTGGACACCGAGTCCTACGCGGTAACGTCGAAGAGATTTTTCTAAAACAATCCGCTTCGAAAATGACATTCGATTCGGCGTCTTCTAAACCGGCGTCTTCTAAACCAGCGTCAACCTCCGACTTAGGAAGCATTGCCTTGGCCGCCGAGGCAATCGGTACGGTTGCGGTGGAACCGATCGACCAACTACCTAGCGAAGACGAGATTCAGATGCTTGAGGTCCCAGATGTCGAACTTGACAGAGGGTCAGACCAAGAGTCTCACCCCGATGCGGATGCGATTGATGCTCAAGCTGAACCCGACCCGTTGCCGCTCGAGTCCTTGTCGTTCGACAATCCATCGGATGAGTCTGCCGCTAGCTTGCATCATGAAATCCAACCGTTACGAAATGAAAAATCGTTTGAACTCGATGAGGACAGTTTGCAGCTGAAACCGGATCCCATGACGGGTGAGCTACGGTTACCAAATCCAGCCGAATCGAACGACGAGGGCGAAAATTCCGAGGACGATGATTTCGAGCTACGTGACGAGTAG
- a CDS encoding COX15/CtaA family protein — protein MTDREQKYKPMVHRTALLVVLLIWPLIWVGGLVTTYDAGMSVPDWPNTYGYNLLLYPYKTWLLGPFDLFIEHGHRLLGILVGLAAIGFVVASFWSEQRRWVKGLSIVTLLLVIVQGGLGGVRVLLSDRVFAMIHGSTAPVVFATAVGAAVVTGRWWQRNQGADETGSADPAVSEGGSLMPKGTLFLVFFLTLICYAQLVLGAKIRHLQPNDSPVWFLYTVWAHVVVALMIWILAFVAWYRLRKISDLALRRPGVILVGLTAIQITLGVVTWVVNYGWPSFLQWLPGTNGHLIVSKDFVDAMLVTGHVATGPLILAAAVVVGLRLLRLQFLSRHSVS, from the coding sequence ATGACTGATCGAGAACAAAAATACAAACCGATGGTACATCGCACGGCCCTGTTAGTGGTCCTGTTGATTTGGCCATTGATTTGGGTTGGTGGATTGGTGACGACCTACGATGCTGGGATGTCGGTACCCGATTGGCCAAATACGTATGGCTACAATTTGTTGCTGTATCCCTATAAGACCTGGTTGCTTGGACCATTTGATTTGTTCATCGAACACGGGCACCGCTTGTTGGGGATTTTAGTTGGCCTTGCAGCGATCGGATTTGTGGTCGCCTCGTTTTGGTCCGAGCAGCGGCGTTGGGTCAAAGGATTGTCCATCGTCACGTTGCTGCTGGTAATCGTGCAAGGTGGATTGGGCGGCGTTCGCGTCCTGCTTAGCGATCGCGTTTTTGCGATGATTCACGGCAGCACTGCGCCGGTCGTCTTTGCGACGGCCGTGGGTGCCGCCGTCGTGACCGGCCGGTGGTGGCAGCGAAACCAGGGGGCGGACGAGACGGGATCGGCGGATCCGGCAGTGTCCGAAGGGGGCTCGTTGATGCCGAAAGGGACCCTTTTTCTGGTCTTTTTCTTGACCCTGATCTGCTACGCGCAACTGGTTCTGGGGGCAAAAATCCGCCATTTGCAGCCCAACGACTCACCGGTGTGGTTCCTCTACACCGTTTGGGCTCATGTGGTCGTCGCCTTGATGATTTGGATTTTAGCGTTTGTCGCGTGGTATCGATTACGAAAAATCAGCGATTTAGCACTTAGACGTCCCGGCGTGATCTTGGTAGGATTAACGGCGATTCAGATTACACTTGGCGTGGTGACTTGGGTCGTCAATTATGGGTGGCCAAGCTTCCTGCAGTGGTTGCCGGGGACGAACGGGCATCTAATCGTCTCGAAAGACTTTGTCGATGCGATGCTCGTTACCGGTCACGTCGCGACGGGGCCATTGATTTTGGCAGCGGCGGTGGTCGTCGGTTTGCGTTTGCTTCGCCTTCAATTCCTTAGCCGACATTCGGTTTCATAA